The Apium graveolens cultivar Ventura chromosome 6, ASM990537v1, whole genome shotgun sequence genome contains a region encoding:
- the LOC141664791 gene encoding uncharacterized protein LOC141664791 yields MGMENFLIYAEENCEDRNKIPCPCGRCANFKKLSVKIIRGHIYDNGFCLGYVHWVWHEETASTGPKSSSASCPLEEQALDPAPEQASDEASKQDHEHVTASENVDVCEAAYNSGQYDNDTYQFRRFVADAEQPLYEGSDCTKLESMLKLHNWKSRFGITDSAFTDLLSSVGSLLPKDNVLPSNAYEAKKTFSNLGLEYIKFHSCPNDYVLYMGVHVDATKCPKYRFSRWKLTKKCEERVNLPAKFIWYFTIIPRFKRIFISPSTTELICWHAQQRTQDGKMRHPADSPSWKNIDYRWPYFGSEPRNLRLVLSADGVNPHNNGLSNRYSCWPVILVTYNLLPWLCMKRKFMMLSILVPGPHEPGNNIDIYIQPIIDDLKIFGRKVNDEMRENNKGVSETIRCLAAKPSFSVLTYQGYLVNGVLYCSKERDDIRCNDWEFRDVIKRTKYDFVV; encoded by the exons ATGGGGATGGAAAACTTCTTGATATATGCTGAAGAAAATTGTGAAGATCGTAACAAAATTCCTTGCCCTTGTGGACGATGcgccaattttaaaaaattatctgTAAAAATAATCAGGGGCCATATCTATGATAATGGATTTTGTCTAGGTTATGTGCATTGGGTTTGGCACGAGGAGACTGCTTCTACGGGTCCAAAATCTTCAAGTGCTAGTTGTCCACTTGAAGAGCAAGCTCTAGACCCAGCTCCTGAGCAGGCTTCTGATGAAGCGTCTAAACAAGATCATGAGCATGTCACTGCTTCAGAAAATGTTGATGTTTGTGAAGCGGCATATAACTCGGGTCAATATGATAATGATACGTATCAGTTTAGGAGGTTCGTAGCCGATGCTGAGCAACCTCTATATGAGGGTAGTGACTGTACTAAGTTAGAGTCGATGTTGAAGTTGCATAACTGGAAATCTAGGTTTGGTATTACCGATAGTGCCTTCACTGACCTCCTTTCTTCTGTTGGGTCTCTACTTCCCAAAGATAATGTGTTACCTAGTAATGCATATGAAGCAAAAAAAACCTTCTCCAATTTAGGTCTAGAGTATATAAAGTTTCATTCATGTCCGAATGACTATGTACTATACATGGGTGTACATGTTGATGCAACCAAGTGTCCTAAGTATCGCTTTTCTCGGTGGAAATTGACAAAGAAATGTGAAGAGAGGGTTAATCTTCCAGCCAAATTCATATGGTATTTTACAATAATTCCTAGATTTAAACGTATATTTATATCTCCTTCCACCACCGAACTAATATGTTGGCATGCGCAACAACGGACACAAGATGGTAAAATGCGACATCCAGCCGACTCTCCATCTTGGAAAAATATAGATTATAGGTGGCCCTACTTTGGTAGTGAACCGAGAAACCTTCGTTTGGTTTTGTCAGCGGATGGTGTAAACCCGCACAATAATGGCCTATCTAATAGATATAGTTGCTGGCCAGTCATATTGGTGACTTACAATCTTCTTCCTTGGTTATGTATGAAAAGGAAATTTATGATGTTGTCGATATTGGTCCCTGGCCCGCATGAGCCTGGTAATAACATCGACATCTACATACAACCGATAATTGATGATCTTAAAATTTTTGGGAGGAAG GTGAATGATGAAATGAGGGAGAACAACAAAGGTGTTTCAGAAACGATAAGATGTCTCGCTGCCAAGCCATCATTTTCAGTACTAACTTATCAAGGTTATCTAGTGAACGGAGTGTTATATTGTTCAAAGGAACGAGATGACATACgctgtaacgactgggaatttcgtgACGTAATTAAGAGAACAAAGTATGATTTTGTGGTGTAA
- the LOC141664347 gene encoding uncharacterized protein LOC141664347 produces MPRKRRVGKLPSKDRVCLTPKLQQEITKLGYRGSGIKEAEASALASAEAFKSDNPFFFHVMRRTYTDGRRHGLVVKKAFEESYKRWNNNDKVYLQVAGRSCRDYKLDEALESLAIPKEVACTV; encoded by the exons ATGCCTCGTAAGAGGAGAGTGGGAAAGCTTCCTTCTAAAGATAGAGTATGTTTGACACCAAAACTGCAGCAGGAAATAA CAAAACTAGGATATCGTGGGTCGGGAATTAAAGAAGCTGAAGCCAGTGCACTTGCCTCAGCTGAAGCCTTCAAATCTGATAACCCCTTTTTCTTCCATGTTATGAGAAGAACATATACAGATGGGAGAAGGCATGGCCTG GTTGTAAAGAAGGCATTTGAAGAGAGTTACAAAAGGTGGAATAACAATGACAAGGTTTATCTTCAAGTTGCAGGTAGAAGTTGTCGAGACTATAAATTAG ATGAAGCTTTGGAGTCGCTGGCTATCCCCAAAGAAGTAGCGTGTACTGTTTAG